From the Pseudomonas sp. VD-NE ins genome, the window CTTTCGTTTAACGGCGCTGAAGCCGTCGGTCAGCTGTATGCCATCCGTGTCGCACTGGTGAGCGAGCGGACTGATGTCGATCTGGAAGCGTTGCTAAGCCGACCTGCGTTCCTGCAATTCGGCGCCAATCAGGAAGGCATTCACGGGCGCATCGAAAACGTAATGCTGGCGGAGCCCGGCAAACGCCTGACTCGCTATGAGCTCACACTGGTGCCCGCGCTGCACTATCTGCAATTCAGTCGCGACCAACGGATTTTTCAGAACCTGACGGTGCCACAAATTGTTGCGCAGGTTCTGCAACGGCAGGGCATTCAGCCCGATGACTTCACCTTCAATGTCACCACCAGTCCGGTGCGTGAGTACTGTACGCAATACGGCGAAAGCGATTTCCGTTTTATCCAGCGCCTGTGCGCCGAGGACGGCATCGCGTGGCATCACCAGCACTCGGTCGACAGGCACTTGCTGGTGTTCAGCGACAGTCAGGTGTTTTTCCCCAAATTGGGTGCGACCCCTTTTCAGCCTGACAGCGGCATGGTTGCAGATTACCCGGTGGTCAATCACCTCACCATGGGCTTCAACACTCGCACCAGCACGGTCACCCGTCGCGACTATGACCTGAAACGCCCGAGCCTGTTGCTGGAGAGTCGCTTCACCGCCGAGTTCACGCCCGAACTTGAAGACTATCGCTATCCGCTGCTCATGACGTCTGAGAAACACGGCAAACGGCAGGTGCGCCAAGCATTGGAGCGGCACCGCAGCGACTATCAATGGATTGAGGGCAAGAGCAATCAAGCGACATTGCGCAGCGGTCATCTTTTCGACCTGACCGAACATCCGCGACCGGACTGCAACGAGATGTGGTTGCTGTTGAACATTGCTCATGAAGGTAAGCAGCCCCAAGTGCTGGAAGAGGCTTTCAGCAGCGATGACAAAACGGCTGATGGTTTCACTCAAGGTTATCGCAACACCTTCAAGGCAATCCCGGCCGATGTGCTCTATCGCCCGCCACTGCCAGCGCTAAGACCTGCGCTCGTCTGCCAGACCGCGCGAGTCACCGGGCCGCCCGGAGAAGAGATATTCTGCGACGAACACGGCAGGGTTCGCGTCGAGTTCCCTTGGGATCGCGCGGAACTAGATAGCGAAAAAAGCAGTTGCTGGTTACGTGTGGCCTCCAGTTGGGCTGGTGAAGGCTTCGGCGCGGTGTCCATTCCTCGGGTCGGGATGGAGGTGGTGGTGACCTTTCAGGAGGGCGATCCGGACCATCCGTTGATCACCGGCTGCGTGGTCAACAAGGTCAACGGCGTCGCTCATCCTCTGCCCGGCAACAAGACCCGAACGGTCTTGCGCAGTCAGAGCTCTCCGCACAATGGCGGGTACAACGAACTGTCGATCGAAGACCGTGCTGGCCAGGAGAAAATCTACCTGCGGGCTCAGCGCGATCTGGAACAACTGATCCTTAACGACAGCCACAGCCTGATTACCCGCGACCGCTTCGAGCAAATTGGCAATGACAGTACCAGCCTGATCGAGGGCAAGACGTTGCGCACCCACCAAGGTGTGCGCAGTACGCAGGTCAACGCCGATGACCTGCTCACGGTTAGCGGCATCAGCAGTCAATCGGTGGGAGCGCTGGTAATTCAGGCCGGCCAGCAGGCGCATGTCACCGCAAGCAACGTGGTGATCGACGCTGGCATGAGCCTGACGCTGTCGGCGGGCGGACACCACATCGTCATCAACGCCGGCGGGATTTTCAGCAGCGTGCCCATCGTCGAGGGCGGTGCGCCGTTGGCGGGCATCGAGCCACTCCAGCCGCTGCAGGCAGTGGGCGGCATCGCCCCTCCTGTCAGTGCCACACCGCTGTCGATCGTCAACAGTGCTCGCCAGCAAGCGGCGGATTATTGCCCGCTGTGCGAAGCCTGTGCGGCTGGGCAGTGCGGCCTGGGAGAAGTCGCATGAACCGGGTAGAACTATGGCTGCACGAGCAGTCCCGCGGCGGACGTGATCTGTTTCTGATGCTCGACTCCGACGGTCAGAGCGAAGCACGCACGGCGCTGGCCTCCGACCTCGGCACTGAGCGATTTCGTCATTTGTACGCGGGCACGGCGGCTGAGTCATTGGCGCAAACCGGCCCGCTGCTTTTGCAGATCGACACGGCGCGCCACCCCGTCATCCTGTCATTGCTCGACACACCCGATCGCCATTGGGGTTGGCTGGCCAGCGCCGAGCATGTCGCTCTGGATGATCTGGCAAGCCATTGGCGCGAGCGCGTGGTGACCGGTGAACGCCCCAACCTGGCGGTGTATCGCGTGCATGACAACCGCGTGCTCGGACGCGCGCTGGCGCATCTGCAACCCGAGCAATACGCAGCGTTGCTCGGGCCGGTCAGCAGCATCTGTTACTGGCATGCCGGGCAATGGAACGTCGCCGACAACCCGGACCCCGGCGAACACCCGCTGCCCATCGACCCGCCATGGCTGCAGACGCCTACACCGGAGCTGATTTACGCAAACGTGCTGTTCGACAACACCCGCCGTTATTTGGTGGGCGAGCACACCGAAGCAATGGCCAAGCTAGCGGAGCACGTCGACATCGATGACTGGCTGTGGGGACAGATTCAACTGACGCGCCTGTGGGGCTGGCAGCAACCGGAGCAAGTGCACTTTTTGCTGGCCCAAAGTCTTCAGCTACCGGGGTATGTGCCGCCCAAGTCATGGTTGCCGAAACCTGAAGAGGGCCCGGCGGCGCATTTTGAGCGGGTGTATCGCATGTGCTGTATTGGCAGGAGAGCGGCCCCCTATGAGACGTGCATTTCAACATCTGGCACTTGGCAGCTGCACTGCATTGATCCTGGGCTGCTCTGCGGTTGGTACGCCGAACACGTTTACTTTTGTTCCTGACTTTCCACCCAACTTCAAATACGACCTGACGGCCACCTATGTTCCCGCCAAAGATCAAACATGCTCGGTACCCGGTGGAAAAGGTACTCAGCTTGGGTTCAACAAAACCAACATGAAATACGCAGGTACCTCTGTAGTCCCGCTTTACAGAACCGTAAGCGACTGCCCGCTGGCGCTGAACCATGTGGAGATCAAGGTCATCGGTGTTTTTGGTCCGGAGCGAAGTGACAGCAGTTATGACTACGCCTCATTTGCGGTGCGCCCGGAGTTGCTGGAGCGACAAATGGGTACTTTCAGAGATGACGAGACAGCTGAGTTCTTCGGTGAGTGTATGTGGTCCTTCCGCACGGTGGGGCCGAAGCGTTACCTGATCAAACTCCTGACCTGCAAAAAAATGGATGCGCAGGGCAATGTCGGGCGAAGCCGTCCTTCAACGGCGTACACGCTGACTCAGCTTTCTG encodes:
- a CDS encoding DUF4123 domain-containing protein → MNRVELWLHEQSRGGRDLFLMLDSDGQSEARTALASDLGTERFRHLYAGTAAESLAQTGPLLLQIDTARHPVILSLLDTPDRHWGWLASAEHVALDDLASHWRERVVTGERPNLAVYRVHDNRVLGRALAHLQPEQYAALLGPVSSICYWHAGQWNVADNPDPGEHPLPIDPPWLQTPTPELIYANVLFDNTRRYLVGEHTEAMAKLAEHVDIDDWLWGQIQLTRLWGWQQPEQVHFLLAQSLQLPGYVPPKSWLPKPEEGPAAHFERVYRMCCIGRRAAPYETCISTSGTWQLHCIDPGLLCGWYAEHVYFCS
- the tssI gene encoding type VI secretion system tip protein TssI/VgrG, whose product is MFGTGNCALFTLQIPAFRHDFKVLSFNGAEAVGQLYAIRVALVSERTDVDLEALLSRPAFLQFGANQEGIHGRIENVMLAEPGKRLTRYELTLVPALHYLQFSRDQRIFQNLTVPQIVAQVLQRQGIQPDDFTFNVTTSPVREYCTQYGESDFRFIQRLCAEDGIAWHHQHSVDRHLLVFSDSQVFFPKLGATPFQPDSGMVADYPVVNHLTMGFNTRTSTVTRRDYDLKRPSLLLESRFTAEFTPELEDYRYPLLMTSEKHGKRQVRQALERHRSDYQWIEGKSNQATLRSGHLFDLTEHPRPDCNEMWLLLNIAHEGKQPQVLEEAFSSDDKTADGFTQGYRNTFKAIPADVLYRPPLPALRPALVCQTARVTGPPGEEIFCDEHGRVRVEFPWDRAELDSEKSSCWLRVASSWAGEGFGAVSIPRVGMEVVVTFQEGDPDHPLITGCVVNKVNGVAHPLPGNKTRTVLRSQSSPHNGGYNELSIEDRAGQEKIYLRAQRDLEQLILNDSHSLITRDRFEQIGNDSTSLIEGKTLRTHQGVRSTQVNADDLLTVSGISSQSVGALVIQAGQQAHVTASNVVIDAGMSLTLSAGGHHIVINAGGIFSSVPIVEGGAPLAGIEPLQPLQAVGGIAPPVSATPLSIVNSARQQAADYCPLCEACAAGQCGLGEVA